The region CGACTTTCAAACCGCCACACAGCGGCAGGACCTTAGTTTAGTGGCGATGCGACTGGATCCAAACGCTTCGCCCGCCGAGGTCGCATTGTTTTGCAAAGAACGAACGGATCTGGAACTCCGTGCTATCGGTGAAAAACAATACTACGCAACCCTTCAACAGCACTATCGACCGGTTCGACAGCTGGCGTGGTTGGTCGTCATCCTGGTAACGGGGGCAGGCTTCTTCGCCGGATTAAACATGATGTACGGGGCCGTTTCAGGTCGTGTCCGTGAGCTAGCAACGCTTCAAGCGATCGGCTTCAAACGCCGCGCGATCCTGTTCAGCCTCATTCAAGAAGGGGTCTTGCTTGCCACGACGGCGTCGTTGATTTCAGGACTCGTCGCGTTGACTGCGTTTAACGGCGTAGCGGTGCGTTTCACCATGGGCGCATTCCCTTTGGCGATCGACGGTATCGCGGTCCTGATCGGATCCGCCGTCGGAATCTTACTCGGAGCTTTCGGTGCGCTGCCACCGGCACTGAAAGCTCTTCGTGAATCGGTGGCAATCGGATTAAAGGCAGTTTAAGGAAACCAGAAGATGACATTCAAAATGATGAAATCACTCGCATCCATGATCACATTGACGTTGGCCGTTTCGGTGGGGTGTGGTGGGACTGAAAGTGAAAGCGAAAACGTCGTGGAATCGGCGGTCGGATCGACGGTTGATTCCGCATTCGTTTCCGACACCGAGCCCGCCGGTGCCGTTCCCGTTGGCACCGCACGCGAGTCGGTGGAGAACGACGAACAAGTGACCCTGGTTGGAAAAATCGGTGGCTCGCAACAACCGTTCGTCGATGGACTGGCCGCCTTCACGATCGTAGATCCCAAAGTTCCGCATTGTTCTTCCGACGAAGGCTGCCCGACACCTTGGGATTACTGCTGCACGATGAATCAAGTCAAAGACAATATCGCGACCGTCAAGATGGTTGATGAATCCGGCGCACCGGTAGCCAGTGACGCTAAGTCGTTGTTAGGCGTGAAAGAGCTTTCCACTGTCGTCGTCACCGGTTCCGCCAAGCGCGACAGCGAGGGCAACTTGACTGTCGCGGCAACCAAAGTGTTTGTTCGTCCGGGCGAGTAAAAAATGAATCAACCACCACTCGATCTCAGTCAATTGGCCATCGATCGTCAAGTTGGTAAAAACGAACTCGACGACAGCATGGTCGCATCGGGTCGGCAGAACTCAAGATATCCACGTCGCACGTCAAAGTGGGTGTCGCGTGTGTTGCTACCCGGAGCGATCTTGACAGGGTTTGTTGTCATGCTGGCGATGACCGCCGGACGACAATTGCTGCCTAAGACGGCCGTGTCGGTGACCCCGGTGATCGTTAGACGAGGTGAAGCTCCTCGTTCAGCAACGCCGTTGTTTCAAGCTGCCGGTTGGATCGAACCACGCCCCACGTCCGTCAGCGTCCCTTCGTTGGCGTCCGGCGTGATCGAAGAATTGATGGTGATCGAAGGACAATTGGTTGAAAAAGAGGAGGTGATCGCACGACTGATCGATGTCGATGCCGAAATCGCCATCGATCAGGCTAAAGCAAGGTTGGCGCTCCGGGAAAGTGAATGTCAACGAGCCGAGGCAGAACTTCGGGCCGCTCGCGCACGCTTGGAAAAGCCGTTGCATTTGAAGACACCGTTGACCGAAGCGCAAAGCTTGCTCGCGAAGGCCCTGACCGAACGTGAAACATTGCCATTTGAGATTCAAACCGCTCAAGCCAATGTCGACTACACACGCAGTAGTCTTGAAGGCAAGCAAGATGCCGGGGCTGCGATCGCCACAGTTGTGATTCGACAAGCCCAACGGGATTTTGCCGCGGCAAAATCAAAATTGGAAGAGCGACGCACCCGCGGGATAAATCTTGATCGCGAAATCGAAGCCTTACGCGCACGCCTCGAAGTCCTTTCGGAGCAACTTGAATTGCTGATCGAAGAACGACGGCAAGTCGCGGAGGCAGAAGCGAACGTCGGATCCGCTCATGCGGTTCGTGATGAAGCCAAACTTGAGCTCAAGCTTGCCGAACTGACCCTTCAGCGAACCAAGATTCGTGCCCCCATCAGTGGGCGCATCTTGCAACTGGTTGCGTTGCCCGGCACACGCGTATCGGGACTGCAACAAAGTTCAGGACACCAGTCGAGCACGGTGGTTGAAATGTACGATCCTAGTCGTTTGCAAGTACGTGCCGACGTTCGATTAGAGGATCTACCACTGGTGACACCGGGAGCACCGGTCAAAATCGAAACCGCCTCGTCGAAAGAGTCGATCGAGGGCCGTGTCCTGCAACCGACCAGTTCGGCAAACATTCAAAAGAATACGCTGGAAGTCAAAGTCGAGATTCTCGCCCCGCCAGAAACGCTACGGCCGGAAATGTTGGTGACGGCGACTTTTCTGGCACCTGAGTTAGTTAACCGTACGGAACCACTCGCCGACGCGCGACAGATCTTTGTCCCAAAATCCTTGGTTCGATCTGGCGACGAGGGGGACTTTGTTTGGATCGTCGATAGCGAAAACAAAGCGATCCGCCGCGTGGTCGAAACCGGAGCGTCTGGTGACGACGGTTTGATCTTGGTGACGTCGGGGTTGATGGTGACCGACAAGCTGATCAGCTCGCACGTCGAGACGATTCGCGACGGGGCCTACGTGACGCTTCGCGGTGAAGACCTACAATTAGGAGTCGAGTAGCAATGCCATTAGTCGAACTACGTCGGGTAAGTAAACGATTCACCAAAGGGGACGAGACCATCGTACCTTTGGACGATGTTTCGCTTTCGATTCAGGAAGGTGAGTTTGTTTCTCTGATGGGCCCCAGCGGGACGGGAAAGAGCACGCTGCTCAATTTGGTCAGCGGGATCGATCGACCGGACGCCGGTGAGATCGAAGTTGCCGGAACAGAGATCACCAATTTGTCGAGAAGCCGGTTAGCCGATTGGCGTGCGACCAATTTGGGTTACATCTTTCAAACACACAATTTGATCCCGGTTTTAACCGCATATGAGAACGTCGAACTGCCCACGCTGCTGCTAAAGCTCTCTGCATCTGAACGTCGTCAACGTGTCGAATTAGCTCTCGAAGCCGTCGGGCTTTCTGATCGGGCGGATCATTATCCGCGACAACTCTCCGGTGGACAAGAACAACGGGTTGGAATCGCGAGGGCAATCGTAGCCCACCCGAAAGTCGTCGTCGCTGATGAACCGACCGGCAGTCTTGACGGAACAACGAGTGCCCAAGTTCAACAATTGCTGCAACGCCTCAATCAAGAACTGGGGATTACCTTGCTGATGGTTACCCACGACTCAGAAGTTGCGAGGATCGCGACAAGACAATTGACACTGGATCGTGGCAAGTTCCTCGAAGCCGTGACGATGACTTAGCCCGGGAAAGTTTTGAAAGGAGTGCTTCGTCAAAACCAAAGCTTTCGGTTCGCTTGTCAACCGAAGGCGTTAGCCACGGATACTGGAACGAAACCGCTGTTACCCAAAATCGGCGGCTCAAACCATTCGGCTAAACCTCGTGTCACTGGGTTGCGAAATACGAGGCGTTGTGCTTCACCAATTTGCAAGACACTGAATGGTTCTCAAACGCGAATCCTGACGCAACTCGATTAGTGCCCACCTCACTCGAGTGCGTCACTTCAAAAAGTGAATGCGATGTGGAAGTATGTTCTTAAGACGTTGTGGCGACACCGAAGTCGGACGCTATTGACCGTTTCTGGTTCGATGGTGGCGATGTTCGTGTTCTGCTTCGTCGGTGCCGTCCAGCACGGATTGGATCGATTGACAAGTGGCGCCGAAGCGGATCGAAACTTAATTGTTTTTCAAGAGAATCGATTCTGCCCCACGAGCAGTCGACTGCCGGAAGACTATGCGCGGCAAATTAAAAAGATCGACGGTGTCAATGAAGTCATGCCCATTCAAGTATGGACAAACAATTGCCGTGCCAGCCTGGACATTGTCGTTTTCAACGGGGCGTCTCCCGAACAGGTTCGAGCGACGCGGCCCTTGAAGTTACAGGACGGATCATGGCAGGTATTCTATTCTCGTCGCGACGCGGCAATCGTTGGAAAGAACGTGGCCAAACGCCGCGGGCTCGATGTTGGCGATCAATTTTCGATCGGTGATCTTTCGGTGCATGTTGCGGGAATCTTTTCCTCGGAGGTTCCGTCCGAAGAAAACCTGATTTACACCGGTCTGGAGTTTTTGCAGTACACACGCGGAGTCGACGCGGCGGGATTGGTGACACAGCTCGAAGTTTCTCTCGCCGACACTGCCGATCCCGATGTGGTCGCTTCCGAAATCGATCTTCGCCTTCGCGCCGGCCCAGTTGCGACGAAAACCCGGCGCAAAGGCGCGTTCCAAGCCAGCACGTTGTCGGACTTGGTCGACCTGATAGGATTTGCCCACTACCTCGGCTATGCCTGCATCGGTTTGGTGCTTTCGTTGGTTGCGACAACAACCGTGATGAGTGTCCAAGATCGAATTCAGGAATACGCGGTTTTACAAACGATCGGTGTCCGGCCGCTACGAACGATGCGGCTCGTATTGGCGGAAAGTATCCTGTTGTGTTTTGCGGGCGGAT is a window of Roseiconus lacunae DNA encoding:
- a CDS encoding ABC transporter ATP-binding protein; protein product: MPLVELRRVSKRFTKGDETIVPLDDVSLSIQEGEFVSLMGPSGTGKSTLLNLVSGIDRPDAGEIEVAGTEITNLSRSRLADWRATNLGYIFQTHNLIPVLTAYENVELPTLLLKLSASERRQRVELALEAVGLSDRADHYPRQLSGGQEQRVGIARAIVAHPKVVVADEPTGSLDGTTSAQVQQLLQRLNQELGITLLMVTHDSEVARIATRQLTLDRGKFLEAVTMT
- a CDS encoding ABC transporter permease, coding for MWKYVLKTLWRHRSRTLLTVSGSMVAMFVFCFVGAVQHGLDRLTSGAEADRNLIVFQENRFCPTSSRLPEDYARQIKKIDGVNEVMPIQVWTNNCRASLDIVVFNGASPEQVRATRPLKLQDGSWQVFYSRRDAAIVGKNVAKRRGLDVGDQFSIGDLSVHVAGIFSSEVPSEENLIYTGLEFLQYTRGVDAAGLVTQLEVSLADTADPDVVASEIDLRLRAGPVATKTRRKGAFQASTLSDLVDLIGFAHYLGYACIGLVLSLVATTTVMSVQDRIQEYAVLQTIGVRPLRTMRLVLAESILLCFAGGSIGTVIAMLTLATAGLAIGAEGATIAFRPSAELMVQSIVVSVFVGAIAGFAPAVQAATVPIATALQKE
- a CDS encoding efflux RND transporter periplasmic adaptor subunit, with protein sequence MNQPPLDLSQLAIDRQVGKNELDDSMVASGRQNSRYPRRTSKWVSRVLLPGAILTGFVVMLAMTAGRQLLPKTAVSVTPVIVRRGEAPRSATPLFQAAGWIEPRPTSVSVPSLASGVIEELMVIEGQLVEKEEVIARLIDVDAEIAIDQAKARLALRESECQRAEAELRAARARLEKPLHLKTPLTEAQSLLAKALTERETLPFEIQTAQANVDYTRSSLEGKQDAGAAIATVVIRQAQRDFAAAKSKLEERRTRGINLDREIEALRARLEVLSEQLELLIEERRQVAEAEANVGSAHAVRDEAKLELKLAELTLQRTKIRAPISGRILQLVALPGTRVSGLQQSSGHQSSTVVEMYDPSRLQVRADVRLEDLPLVTPGAPVKIETASSKESIEGRVLQPTSSANIQKNTLEVKVEILAPPETLRPEMLVTATFLAPELVNRTEPLADARQIFVPKSLVRSGDEGDFVWIVDSENKAIRRVVETGASGDDGLILVTSGLMVTDKLISSHVETIRDGAYVTLRGEDLQLGVE